One Erysipelothrix amsterdamensis DNA window includes the following coding sequences:
- a CDS encoding DsbA family oxidoreductase produces the protein MKVQVWSDFVCPFCYVGKRHLEEAIKQLDKDIEVEFMSFELDQNYVDNPDLNIHEMLAQKYNISVDEARMNNERVGSMAQSVGLNYDFDAMKYTNTFKAHKVFQYAKLKGLGNEYSEMLMDAYFSKGVYLNDLDALIEMGASIGLDAEGIKYAFESDEYGLSVRQDEQWAQMIGARGVPHFVIDDQVSLSGAQPIETFKSALQHVETLNAQKNDSMMCTDGVCTID, from the coding sequence ATGAAAGTACAAGTATGGTCCGATTTTGTCTGCCCGTTTTGCTATGTGGGAAAAAGACATTTGGAAGAAGCAATAAAGCAATTAGATAAAGATATAGAAGTTGAATTCATGAGTTTTGAATTAGATCAAAATTACGTTGATAATCCGGATTTAAATATTCATGAAATGTTGGCTCAAAAATATAACATATCCGTAGATGAAGCACGTATGAATAATGAGCGTGTTGGTTCAATGGCTCAAAGTGTTGGCTTAAATTATGATTTTGATGCAATGAAATATACGAATACATTTAAAGCGCATAAAGTATTTCAGTATGCGAAGTTAAAAGGTTTAGGGAATGAGTACAGTGAAATGTTAATGGACGCATACTTTTCAAAAGGTGTCTATTTGAATGATTTGGATGCATTAATTGAAATGGGTGCTTCAATAGGGCTTGATGCGGAAGGTATTAAATATGCCTTTGAATCCGACGAATATGGATTAAGTGTGCGTCAAGATGAACAATGGGCTCAAATGATTGGGGCACGTGGTGTTCCGCATTTTGTGATTGATGATCAGGTATCATTATCGGGTGCTCAACCGATTGAAACCTTTAAGTCTGCATTACAACATGTGGAAACACTTAATGCTCAAAAAAATGATTCAATGATGTGTACGGACGGTGTTTGTACCATCGATTAA
- a CDS encoding IS3-like element ISErh1 family transposase (programmed frameshift) has protein sequence MGTRTMHSYETKMKVIEMKLAGYSSRFIQTELGIKNVTQVKTWWRWYRNGEHYRFSQPVGKQYTFGKGPEGDTVEETQRLRIKSLEQQIELFKKVFGKRKDVVPEIIIKLVEEYRNTVSIKDILNLFGVPKSTYYRWTKKEQLESNNYSVNEALVIELCKENKFRYGYRKITALIRKERIINKNTVQKIMQKHQCQCRVKVKRYRKNKNPKIIMPNIINRDFKSLRPLEKLVTDITYIPYGHKMLYLSTIMDLYNGEIIASTLSDRQNLECVVDTLNQLPDIVQPCILHSDQGSVYTSKEYQLRVKNKSITMSMSRKGTPADNAPIESFHASLKCETFELNPELKGSTEIVSQTVINYLKYYNENRIQEKLGYQSPVNYRLTSS, from the exons ATGGGAACACGAACTATGCATAGCTATGAGACAAAGATGAAAGTTATAGAAATGAAATTGGCAGGATACTCAAGCAGGTTTATTCAGACTGAACTTGGAATAAAAAATGTAACACAAGTCAAAACATGGTGGAGATGGTATCGAAATGGTGAACACTATCGATTTTCTCAACCTGTAGGCAAGCAATATACTTTTGGAAAAGGGCCTGAAGGAGACACGGTCGAAGAAACACAAAGACTTAGAATTAAATCTTTGGAGCAACAAATTGAACTAT TTAAAAAAGTATTTGGAAAGAGAAAGGATGTGGTTCCTGAAATAATCATCAAGCTCGTTGAAGAGTATCGCAACACTGTATCAATTAAAGATATCTTGAATCTTTTTGGGGTACCTAAGTCAACGTATTACCGTTGGACTAAAAAAGAGCAACTAGAGTCTAATAATTATTCTGTCAATGAAGCATTAGTAATTGAACTTTGTAAAGAAAATAAATTTCGTTATGGATATCGAAAAATAACTGCATTAATTCGAAAAGAAAGAATTATCAATAAGAATACTGTTCAAAAGATAATGCAGAAACACCAATGTCAATGCCGTGTTAAGGTCAAACGGTATCGAAAAAACAAAAATCCGAAGATCATTATGCCCAATATCATTAATCGCGACTTTAAATCACTACGTCCTCTAGAGAAATTGGTGACAGATATCACTTACATCCCTTATGGCCATAAAATGCTCTATTTATCTACGATCATGGATTTATATAATGGTGAGATTATTGCGTCTACATTGAGTGACAGACAAAACCTAGAATGTGTGGTTGATACATTAAATCAACTTCCGGATATCGTTCAGCCATGTATTCTTCATTCTGATCAAGGAAGTGTCTATACATCAAAAGAGTATCAACTTAGAGTAAAAAATAAAAGCATTACCATGAGTATGTCCCGTAAGGGGACACCCGCTGATAATGCTCCTATCGAATCGTTTCATGCCTCTCTAAAGTGTGAAACATTCGAATTAAACCCAGAACTAAAGGGTTCTACTGAAATTGTATCACAAACTGTGATAAACTATTTAAAATATTACAATGAAAATCGAATACAAGAAAAGCTAGGATATCAATCGCCCGTAAATTATCGGTTAACTTCATCCTAA
- a CDS encoding D-alanyl-D-alanine carboxypeptidase family protein, with the protein MIKYMQEHKYGVMGVALAVTLLGLAMMAYMMSGATIRAVDDEVILVEKDSDVSLSLLHDKIAVDPETSEYDVVVVSDNGELSVQDHNDMVIQKRKLDLKPKGILVEGDLKLRIFLKENPKRDVFLNLKVEDTIAPKVIVSYEGNTVKEDELSIQVGSSKITAVAKDYAFGSLTESLKVNVKGSIDYDEAGTYELIYSADDKTNQVERKIKVKVLEEDVEIATETEKATEDEKTEIPNDYDSGTSSVVDSHSELVLVNKHRSLSRDFYPNLSYIPAEYAVSEGYEATPNTVSSFVQMVDALYEETGLWLLATSSYRGYDFQEELYTNYVASHGQAQADLMSARPGHSEHQTGLVIDVVTPGGNMFAFSETHQSLWVNRNAHRFGFIVRYQAGKEHITGYQPEAWHLRYVGTKAATEIYNSGLTLDEYLNQ; encoded by the coding sequence ATGATAAAATATATGCAAGAACATAAATATGGTGTTATGGGTGTTGCACTTGCAGTCACCTTATTAGGTTTAGCGATGATGGCTTACATGATGTCAGGAGCAACAATTCGTGCAGTTGACGATGAAGTTATTTTGGTGGAGAAAGATAGTGATGTTTCTCTATCGCTTTTACATGACAAAATCGCGGTAGATCCAGAAACATCTGAGTATGATGTCGTTGTTGTAAGCGATAATGGAGAATTATCTGTACAAGATCATAATGATATGGTGATTCAGAAGCGTAAACTCGATCTGAAACCGAAAGGGATTTTAGTTGAGGGCGACCTCAAATTACGTATTTTCTTAAAAGAGAATCCCAAACGTGATGTTTTTTTGAATCTTAAAGTAGAAGATACGATTGCTCCTAAAGTGATTGTTTCTTATGAAGGAAATACAGTAAAAGAAGATGAATTATCGATTCAGGTAGGTTCATCAAAAATTACTGCGGTGGCAAAGGATTATGCATTTGGATCACTCACAGAGTCATTGAAAGTAAATGTGAAAGGTTCCATTGATTATGATGAAGCAGGAACTTATGAATTAATCTATAGTGCTGATGATAAAACAAATCAAGTAGAGCGAAAAATCAAGGTCAAGGTACTAGAGGAAGATGTTGAGATTGCGACAGAAACAGAAAAAGCGACTGAGGATGAGAAAACAGAAATACCAAATGATTATGATAGTGGTACATCTTCAGTGGTTGATTCACATTCTGAACTTGTCTTAGTAAATAAGCATCGTTCTTTATCGCGAGATTTTTATCCAAACTTAAGTTATATTCCAGCGGAATACGCGGTTAGTGAGGGTTATGAAGCAACACCAAATACCGTATCATCATTCGTACAGATGGTCGATGCACTTTATGAGGAAACGGGATTATGGTTGTTAGCTACGTCATCCTATCGTGGCTATGATTTCCAAGAAGAATTGTATACGAATTATGTTGCGTCACATGGGCAAGCACAAGCAGATCTAATGTCTGCACGACCTGGCCATTCCGAACATCAAACAGGTTTAGTTATTGACGTAGTGACACCAGGTGGGAATATGTTTGCATTCTCGGAGACTCATCAATCTTTATGGGTAAATCGTAATGCGCATCGTTTCGGTTTTATTGTACGTTATCAAGCTGGTAAAGAACATATAACTGGGTATCAACCCGAAGCATGGCATTTGCGATATGTTGGTACTAAAGCTGCAACTGAAATATACAACAGTGGTCTTACACTGGATGAATATTTGAACCAATAA
- a CDS encoding AraC family transcriptional regulator: MNTLEHLQNAIDYIETHLDSSLKLEDIAIHSNYSPYHFHNLFSALTGMGVMDYVRRRRLSEAGMLFIRHKAKVLDLAVHYDYESAESFSKAFKKQHHYTPSEIKKRKGSLQTTFPIKITHNQKGAVKMKMRIEEKESVNIAGYQKTFSYENGANLKEIPMFWDEINQSAKDLDLFKMNDHKIEGIVGLCQQASDGFMTYLIGTSCDFQEGLVNVELPKSRWLVFDAVGALPQSVQNTWRDIVSLYLPTCSEEIDGSMDLEVYSQEDPNSESSVTEIWLRIKA; the protein is encoded by the coding sequence ATGAACACACTTGAACACTTACAAAATGCGATTGATTATATCGAAACACATCTTGATTCGTCTTTGAAATTAGAAGATATTGCGATACATTCAAATTATTCACCTTACCATTTTCATAATTTATTCTCTGCCTTAACGGGTATGGGGGTTATGGATTATGTAAGGCGAAGACGCTTGAGTGAAGCAGGGATGCTTTTTATAAGACATAAGGCTAAGGTCCTTGATTTAGCGGTGCATTATGATTATGAAAGCGCAGAATCATTTAGTAAGGCATTTAAGAAACAACATCATTACACTCCAAGTGAAATTAAAAAACGAAAAGGTTCGTTACAAACGACGTTTCCAATTAAAATCACACACAATCAAAAAGGAGCAGTTAAGATGAAGATGCGTATTGAAGAAAAAGAATCTGTAAATATAGCGGGGTATCAAAAAACATTTAGTTATGAAAACGGCGCGAATTTAAAAGAAATTCCAATGTTTTGGGATGAAATTAATCAAAGTGCCAAAGATCTTGATTTGTTTAAAATGAATGATCATAAAATAGAGGGTATCGTTGGTTTGTGCCAACAAGCTTCCGATGGTTTTATGACCTATTTAATTGGAACTTCTTGTGATTTTCAAGAGGGACTGGTGAATGTGGAATTACCTAAAAGTAGATGGCTTGTGTTTGATGCAGTAGGGGCATTACCGCAATCCGTGCAAAACACCTGGCGTGATATTGTTTCACTATATTTACCAACGTGTAGCGAAGAGATTGATGGTTCAATGGATTTAGAAGTCTATTCTCAAGAAGATCCCAATAGTGAGTCCTCAGTAACTGAAATTTGGCTTCGAATTAAAGCATAA
- a CDS encoding polysaccharide lyase family 8 super-sandwich domain-containing protein yields the protein MKHTKTILCTGLALVLSSNAMLIHADEPTTITEKQPLFLNAESKPVNPKDLALTIQKGHRKFITSYLNDPQSHYLYESTEPAIASISENGLISGLKEGKSTIIIKSKDTSETVQTVTIDIKKDDNLDPHFITMESRWQKRAVGDEGINLNDKHIQDYIRVVDGKADEAFNTLDKNMNPEFPWGNEDNKTVAAHNTRQFTNLKSIAIAFGTYGSQYYQDEATLNFITTQLDFLINDQMYGSPFTVKTHGNWWDWQIGIPMRLLDILAIVNDYIEQDDITRYLKGIEVYNTSLTTLLNGAPATGANKTDVGLITLGVGIMKQDASLLDYVNQEMPEVVQYVSSGDGLYKDGSLVQHKDIAYLGTYGNDLVKGIGKIASIVADTPWAMDPATMQNIYTLIDEGYIPLMYKGKMMSMVNGRSVSRAPYMSPTAQEFDTGKESIANIILIADAAPEPLKSTYKQHLKEWIIASDRYHDYFNRTRDFESLVKAKQIFEDESIQTLESTQHVKIYGSMDRVVNRNHDYTAALSMFSKRISNYESINNENMQGWHTGSGMLYLYTDNDIDQYDGTYWAAVDKYRLPGTTVDTRPLANKALHRKLSKQAWVGGSSTGKIGSAGIYYNTNTFNNGMDLRAQKSWFFLDDAIVALGTNITGTSPTSIETTIENRKVDETAQIKHNNSAITNTIQLTVNTGDTVTLDNGEKGTFGYYFPSKTNVDISKTGHSGKFVDQNLMFDDKIEYSSNFFKLGINHGQSVDNDAYEYVMLPNSSETQIKDYAKNNTLEILENSNLIQAIKTDTAFAMNVWGVDGADLEGIGVDRSASVTAHTTNNRILTIAVSDPKHVEEEIQVTITRPYKSVIKMDENITQNGNQFTINTKDLEGASSVIELRLDTEALENEVISEITSLFKTIDTLDLNKYTEETSNNLTETRTRVQKTIDDTERTLENLEEGLEQLQTAYDHLELKEIKEEPETKPETKPETKPETKPETKPETKPDVEVTPNIDPSKPIIKPEIDNVELETLPKTGIHSETRSFAAFMIIGLGLLFKRKDS from the coding sequence ATGAAACATACCAAGACAATACTTTGTACCGGGCTTGCGCTCGTACTGAGTTCTAATGCAATGTTAATTCATGCAGATGAACCGACAACAATCACTGAGAAACAACCGCTTTTTTTAAATGCCGAAAGTAAACCGGTAAACCCAAAAGACTTGGCTCTGACTATACAAAAAGGCCATCGAAAATTTATTACTTCGTACCTCAATGATCCACAGAGCCACTATCTCTATGAATCTACCGAACCAGCGATTGCAAGCATTTCTGAAAACGGTCTTATTTCTGGACTTAAAGAAGGAAAATCCACAATCATTATCAAATCGAAAGATACTTCAGAAACCGTACAAACTGTTACGATCGATATCAAAAAAGACGATAATCTTGACCCACACTTTATCACGATGGAATCCCGATGGCAAAAACGTGCAGTCGGTGACGAAGGCATCAATCTAAACGATAAACACATCCAAGATTATATTCGCGTTGTGGATGGGAAAGCAGATGAAGCTTTTAACACACTTGACAAAAATATGAACCCAGAATTTCCATGGGGTAATGAAGACAACAAAACTGTTGCCGCTCACAACACCCGCCAGTTTACCAATCTAAAATCCATTGCAATCGCATTTGGTACCTACGGCAGTCAATACTACCAAGATGAAGCAACGTTAAACTTCATCACGACACAACTTGATTTCTTAATTAATGATCAAATGTACGGAAGTCCATTCACCGTTAAAACTCACGGAAACTGGTGGGACTGGCAAATTGGAATTCCAATGCGCCTACTCGATATCTTAGCCATCGTAAACGACTATATCGAACAAGATGATATCACCCGTTACTTAAAAGGAATTGAAGTATATAACACAAGCCTTACAACCTTACTCAACGGTGCACCTGCTACCGGAGCAAATAAAACGGATGTAGGATTAATCACTTTAGGCGTAGGTATTATGAAACAAGATGCTTCCCTACTTGATTATGTAAATCAAGAAATGCCGGAAGTTGTTCAATATGTATCATCAGGTGACGGTCTTTATAAAGATGGATCACTTGTACAACATAAAGATATTGCATACCTTGGTACCTATGGAAACGACCTCGTAAAAGGCATTGGAAAAATTGCCTCAATCGTTGCGGATACACCATGGGCGATGGATCCTGCTACCATGCAAAATATTTACACACTTATTGATGAAGGATATATCCCATTAATGTATAAAGGGAAAATGATGTCCATGGTAAATGGACGTAGTGTTTCGCGAGCACCTTACATGAGTCCAACTGCACAAGAATTTGATACAGGTAAAGAAAGTATCGCAAATATTATTTTGATTGCAGATGCAGCACCAGAACCACTAAAATCTACTTACAAACAACATCTCAAAGAATGGATTATCGCATCAGATCGTTACCACGATTACTTTAATCGTACCCGTGATTTCGAATCTTTAGTTAAAGCCAAACAAATTTTTGAAGATGAATCCATCCAAACACTTGAGTCAACTCAACATGTGAAAATATATGGATCGATGGATCGTGTTGTAAATCGTAATCACGACTATACCGCAGCACTCAGCATGTTCTCAAAACGAATTTCAAACTATGAATCCATAAACAACGAAAACATGCAAGGATGGCATACGGGAAGTGGTATGCTCTATCTGTACACAGATAACGACATTGATCAATATGATGGTACCTATTGGGCGGCAGTTGATAAATATCGCCTTCCAGGAACAACCGTTGATACACGTCCATTAGCGAATAAAGCACTCCACCGAAAACTATCCAAACAAGCATGGGTTGGTGGTTCATCAACTGGTAAAATAGGAAGTGCAGGAATATACTACAACACAAATACGTTTAATAATGGTATGGACCTTCGTGCTCAAAAATCATGGTTCTTCTTAGATGATGCGATCGTAGCACTGGGAACAAACATCACAGGAACATCGCCAACATCTATTGAAACAACAATCGAAAACCGTAAAGTTGATGAAACTGCACAAATTAAACATAACAATTCAGCAATCACCAATACCATACAATTAACAGTCAATACTGGTGATACCGTTACACTTGATAATGGGGAAAAAGGAACCTTTGGATACTACTTCCCTTCAAAAACCAATGTAGACATAAGTAAAACCGGACACAGTGGAAAATTTGTAGATCAAAACTTAATGTTTGATGACAAAATTGAATACAGCTCTAATTTCTTTAAACTGGGTATTAACCATGGTCAATCTGTTGATAATGATGCCTATGAATACGTAATGTTACCAAACAGCAGTGAAACTCAAATTAAAGACTATGCAAAAAACAATACACTTGAAATCCTTGAGAATTCAAATTTAATTCAAGCAATCAAAACAGATACTGCCTTCGCAATGAATGTTTGGGGTGTTGATGGTGCAGATTTAGAAGGAATTGGTGTTGACCGTTCCGCATCTGTTACTGCACATACGACAAACAATCGTATTTTAACCATAGCGGTAAGTGATCCTAAACATGTGGAGGAAGAAATTCAAGTAACCATTACCCGTCCCTACAAATCTGTAATTAAAATGGATGAAAACATCACTCAAAATGGAAATCAGTTCACCATCAATACGAAAGATCTTGAAGGTGCATCAAGTGTTATTGAATTAAGACTTGATACTGAGGCACTTGAAAACGAAGTAATTTCAGAAATCACGTCCCTCTTTAAGACAATCGATACCCTCGATTTAAATAAATATACTGAGGAAACAAGCAATAACCTAACCGAAACAAGAACTCGTGTACAAAAAACAATCGATGATACAGAACGTACCTTAGAAAATCTTGAAGAAGGCTTAGAACAACTTCAGACTGCCTACGATCATCTTGAACTCAAAGAAATCAAAGAAGAACCCGAGACAAAGCCTGAGACAAAACCAGAAACAAAACCAGAAACAAAACCAGAGACAAAACCAGAAACAAAACCAGATGTCGAAGTAACACCAAACATCGACCCTTCAAAACCGATTATAAAACCTGAAATCGATAATGTCGAATTGGAAACACTGCCCAAAACAGGTATCCATTCCGAGACACGATCCTTTGCTGCATTCATGATTATTGGACTTGGATTACTCTTTAAACGAAAAGATTCTTAA
- a CDS encoding helix-turn-helix domain-containing protein has product MGRKNKYPAEIKEQAINEYLNGIKGAPEIAEELSIDSSTLRSWVKKYQTYGIEVFSDKDRNKSYSKELKESAIRDYLEGAGSLKDISIKYGISSHEVLRGWIKKYNRLETIKDYDPKGEVYMTKGRKTTIEERQEIVAYCIEHDYDYKGTAERYELSYAQVYQWVKKYNELGDDGLLDKRGKRKQEDQLSNEERLERKVKLLERQLELKERENILLKKVKEIERGRYSPKQNKK; this is encoded by the coding sequence ATGGGGAGAAAGAATAAATATCCAGCCGAAATAAAAGAACAAGCAATTAATGAATATTTGAATGGCATAAAAGGTGCACCAGAAATAGCTGAAGAATTATCTATTGATTCTAGTACATTACGTAGTTGGGTGAAAAAGTATCAAACTTATGGTATTGAAGTTTTTTCAGATAAAGATCGAAACAAAAGTTATTCGAAAGAGCTCAAGGAATCCGCAATTAGGGATTATCTTGAAGGCGCAGGTTCTCTTAAAGATATTAGTATTAAATATGGTATAAGTTCCCATGAGGTTTTGCGCGGATGGATAAAAAAGTATAATAGACTTGAAACTATAAAGGATTACGATCCTAAAGGAGAAGTCTATATGACAAAAGGTAGAAAAACAACAATTGAGGAGCGTCAGGAAATTGTCGCATATTGTATTGAACATGACTACGATTATAAGGGGACTGCTGAGCGCTATGAACTTTCTTATGCTCAGGTTTATCAGTGGGTGAAAAAGTATAACGAATTGGGAGATGATGGTCTTCTTGATAAACGTGGCAAGCGAAAACAAGAAGATCAACTTAGTAATGAAGAACGTTTAGAACGTAAAGTAAAACTACTTGAAAGACAACTCGAACTGAAAGAACGCGAGAACATTCTATTAAAAAAAGTGAAGGAAATCGAAAGGGGGCGATATTCTCCAAAGCAAAACAAGAAGTAA
- a CDS encoding IS3 family transposase: MKKSEGNRKGAIFSKAKQEVKYLAVQELHHKHGWSIQWMCKVLKIARSSYYKWTHRVETSNEIENHELCNLILDYDELFGHILGYRRMTDWINELNSVQYNSKRIHRLMKMLGVKSVIRQKSKKYSRSTPEITAENILNRNFFAAKPNEKWLTDVTEFKIKGSSKKLYLSAIIDLYDLSVVAYQISDRNNNQLVFDTYHKAIARYPEAKPLFHSDRGFQYTSRAFRKQLEDQGVMQSMSRVGHCIDNGPMEGFWGTIKSEMYYPNEFSTRSELKKAIEVYIDFYNNKRLQKRFKNKTPMMVRTEALGTETPVVYAIPTNKKIEAYWSNIREKQMQSLVA, from the coding sequence ATTAAAAAAAGTGAAGGAAATCGAAAGGGGGCGATATTCTCCAAAGCAAAACAAGAAGTAAAGTATCTCGCAGTGCAGGAACTACATCATAAACATGGCTGGAGTATTCAGTGGATGTGTAAGGTACTTAAAATCGCAAGAAGTAGTTATTATAAATGGACGCATCGTGTTGAAACAAGCAATGAAATTGAAAATCATGAGCTTTGCAATCTCATTCTTGATTATGATGAACTATTTGGACATATCTTAGGCTATCGACGCATGACGGATTGGATCAATGAGTTGAATAGCGTTCAATATAACTCGAAGAGGATTCATAGACTCATGAAGATGCTAGGGGTGAAATCAGTGATTCGTCAAAAGTCTAAAAAATATTCACGAAGCACTCCTGAAATCACAGCTGAAAATATTTTAAATCGAAATTTCTTTGCCGCAAAACCGAATGAAAAATGGCTGACAGACGTCACAGAATTTAAGATTAAAGGTTCAAGTAAGAAACTATATCTCAGTGCGATTATTGATCTTTATGATTTAAGTGTTGTGGCGTATCAAATAAGTGATCGGAACAATAATCAACTTGTGTTTGATACTTATCATAAAGCTATCGCGAGATATCCAGAGGCAAAACCTTTATTTCACAGTGACCGCGGATTCCAATACACAAGTAGGGCATTTAGGAAACAGCTAGAAGATCAAGGAGTGATGCAAAGTATGTCTAGAGTGGGACATTGTATTGATAATGGTCCTATGGAAGGATTTTGGGGAACAATCAAATCAGAAATGTACTACCCTAATGAATTCAGTACAAGAAGCGAATTGAAGAAAGCAATTGAAGTGTATATTGATTTTTATAACAACAAGAGACTTCAGAAACGCTTCAAAAACAAAACACCAATGATGGTTCGAACTGAAGCGCTAGGAACAGAGACACCTGTAGTCTACGCGATTCCAACTAACAAGAAGATTGAAGCTTACTGGTCAAACATTAGAGAAAAACAAATGCAGTCACTTGTAGCATAA
- the nfsA gene encoding oxygen-insensitive NADPH nitroreductase produces the protein MNNTIKQQLNHRTIRQFTDEPISQEIIDTLVSVAQATSTSNYMQSYSIISITDKVKKKAIASIGAQPYIEHVGHLFIFVIDQHRNATIAKEGNIEDIEVLQTFDRMMIGYTDAILAAQNTMVAIESMGMGGVFLGSILNDAQAIIDVLELPEYVFPVLGLGFGYPNQEPQLKPRMPQHLIHFENRYPKVDSITNAMCDYDETVTEYYDLRDANKRIDSFTNQIKQSMSRRHPGRMQLKETMNKQKLGIK, from the coding sequence ATGAATAACACAATTAAACAACAACTCAACCATCGTACCATACGACAATTTACAGATGAGCCAATATCACAAGAAATTATTGATACCTTGGTTTCCGTCGCACAAGCGACATCCACAAGTAACTACATGCAATCTTATTCGATTATCAGTATTACAGACAAAGTGAAGAAAAAAGCAATCGCATCAATTGGTGCACAACCTTATATTGAACATGTTGGACACTTATTTATTTTCGTTATTGATCAACATCGTAATGCAACCATTGCGAAGGAAGGAAACATTGAAGATATCGAAGTGCTTCAGACTTTTGATCGCATGATGATTGGTTATACGGATGCAATCCTTGCAGCCCAAAATACGATGGTAGCCATCGAAAGCATGGGAATGGGCGGTGTTTTTCTTGGGAGTATCCTCAATGATGCGCAGGCAATTATTGACGTGTTAGAGCTGCCAGAATACGTTTTTCCAGTTCTCGGACTCGGGTTTGGTTATCCAAATCAAGAACCACAACTCAAACCGCGCATGCCGCAACATCTCATTCATTTTGAGAATCGCTATCCCAAAGTCGACTCAATAACTAACGCAATGTGCGATTATGATGAAACCGTGACGGAATATTATGACCTCCGTGATGCAAATAAGCGCATTGACTCTTTCACAAATCAAATCAAACAAAGCATGAGTCGAAGACATCCTGGACGCATGCAATTAAAAGAAACAATGAACAAACAAAAACTTGGTATTAAGTAA